The Solanum stenotomum isolate F172 unplaced genomic scaffold, ASM1918654v1 scaffold37403, whole genome shotgun sequence region AATGATGATTTAGATGATTTAGATTATGAGACAGAATTTCATGATGAACCAGAATCAGAATCAGATGATGAAAATGAGAATGAAGAGGCATACTGTGAAAGTGGCAGTGAATAGAGTCAAAGTGATTAGCTCTAATCTCTTCAAATATAAGAATTAGAGTGACTGAAACGTAGTATATAAGCTGATTTTATTTCAATtagattttatatttcttgctGACAAAGTTCTGAATTTTAAATGTCACCAATTTATATTTCTCTTTTAccaatataattattttgttttaattgttctCCAGGTTGTTTTGTTTGAGCAACTATCCCTCACTCTCATTTCGCAATATGAAGTAGACCATTCTAGATCTATGTTTTGAATAGTGATGGAATAAATTTATTCCTTGAAGTGTTTATGTAAAACTATTGTCTAGGTTAacacatttttttaacttttcaaaGGCATCTTGTTCTTGAAGTGATATATCTACTAATTACATGTTCTCGTTATAATTTTACCAAACTTGCCATGATtcaattattatgttattatttcatcCACATGTAACTTTGAAATTGCAGATATGGCACCAAGGGGGGGTGGACGAAGCAGATATTCTGGAGAAAGAACATCAGATCCAATGACATCTCCTCTAATGTCTAGTTTCACACCTGATCAAGCACCATCATTGCCTGAAGTGCCGATAGCAGTTATGCCAGATTCAGTTGTTGTCAACATATCAATACCATCTTCATCTGTGGGGATAGAAACACCTAGAAATGACATTGTATCTACAACTTCATCAAATACAACTGATGATACCCGCACCCGAATTGAAATTGTCCTGGGATGGTAAGTGTACAACATCGTTTCATTTATATTGTTTTGCTTCAGGCAAGAAAATAAGCCATATTGATTTTCTTTCCAtactatttttctataaatcTTTCAAAGTTTTGTTGGTTTTCTTAAATTGCACTGATGGGAATGAATTACAGAATTGAGGTGTTTCTAAAAAATCATTCTTGAAGAAAGTAGCTTGTTAACTGATGTCTATATTTCTCTTATATAAGAAGCAATAGTTGAATGTTGCTACAGAACATGGTAAGGAATCAAATTTGTAGAATGAATTTCTAGAACTTTTGTTCTTGATCTACATGTTCGAATTACAAAGTTGAATGTGCAGTTCCTAGAACTTTTGCTCTTGATCTACATATTCAGATTATGTGGCaaaattattgtttactttGCTTTCACAAGTATGTTTCTTCTTTTCCCACTGGATCATATCTTACTAAGGGACTAAGAATTGGTAGGAATATGTGAAATTCTCTATAATTTTCTAAAGCTCACTAAATTCTATGTCTGCATTTGGGGTACTCATCTGATGAATTCAAGAGgctattttcttgttatttgtaGAATATGTTTATTTGAAAACTGAGAACATGAACTGCAGAGTAC contains the following coding sequences:
- the LOC125852609 gene encoding uncharacterized protein LOC125852609, which codes for MAPRGGGRSRYSGERTSDPMTSPLMSSFTPDQAPSLPEVPIAVMPDSVVVNISIPSSSVGIETPRNDIVSTTSSNTTDDTRTRIEIVLGCLEPSNDVSRAITKSLRKNWIPKDMIGSQLHYSLRTSTGRSLRSDSTGI